Within Sorghum bicolor cultivar BTx623 chromosome 2, Sorghum_bicolor_NCBIv3, whole genome shotgun sequence, the genomic segment AATTGCCTTCCCGCTCAGCCAAGCTTCCATTGGCACCACTTCTAGGCTCTGATCTCTTGTATTCTCTGCTTCTTCTACAGATCGATCATATCCTTATTTCAGGTCTGATTAAACCCTTATATGCTACAATCGAACCTTGTCTAGCATATCTTTTGTGTGTCTTGCACTCAGTAATTTTCTTATTTCGTAACGTCCAAATCATTCTTGCAGTAATTTCCCCTCCTTTTTCAGTTCACCTTTTTTTGTGATTAAAAAGAACCTCAGCTTTATAGAGCACAAGATGTTCATTGACTTGCCTAAAAGATGATCAATCTGCTCTTTTCTCTCTAAACTTCTAAATCTGGGAGTTAATTTGTCCTGCATGTCTTCTGATGTCCGAGTCATAAACCTGCAGCCCCAGGTCTTCAGGTTCAAAGCTTCACTCTCCAGACTTAAGGAGCTGCTTTCAGGATGTTGCCTCTTGAAAATGATATTCAGCACTGAAGTTGCTTGATTTTATTCTCGCAAGGAGATTAAGTGAGGGGAATTAAGGAGAATTAGGAGAGTTATGGGAGTTGTGCTTCTGGGTTTCTTGGGCCAGCTAATCGAACGGCGAGCTTCTCAGCGGTGGAAGCAAGCGGGAAGAGCATCTTACCGCTGCAGCTAGAGCCTCCTGATCTTTCTTACTTCCTGCTACTTATATATGTAATTCTCCTAGTTTCTTCATCCTTTATGCATGAAATTTTAGCTGGGATGAGCACACATATCATACAATTGTTACAAGGCCTGTGTTCTGATGGTCTATGGAAGTACGGTGTCTTCTGGTCATTCAAAAGCGAGACGAATGGGTGGTAAGTCGATTTGTTTGTTATCTGTCACAACACTATTGAACTAGTATTCATAAAAATTCAAAGAAAATAAAGTAACTCCGATTCTTGTATCAAGCCAAAGAGTAACTAGTGCCCAGCatacaatcttcaagtatgctCAAGTAACTTTTCACAACATGAAGTCATTGTTCTAACTAGACCTGCCATGGTTGAAACTGAACGAGAACATTAGCCAAAAGTCTATACTAGAAGTTGGCATGGATGAGCACAAACTTGGTATTGAGAAATTGCTCTTTGCAGTATATCTGGATCCATTTGCTTGTCTTGTAAGCCGTACTTTTTCTGTcagccagcagtgtttttctctcacaataaatcagcgaacagtactttcatCTCACACTTCTATAATTGGTAAATATGTTCAATAGGATCTTGACTTGGGGTGATGGATATGTCAATAAAATGATAGAAGACAGACAAATGGGAGATCTATCTGCTGGCGCCACTGTTCGTAAGAATCAGATAATACCTTCCACGTGCTGCAACAAAAGCTATCCATTTTGCCCCATTGAGGCAGCACTGATGAGAATGCCTAGCCATTTGTACCCTCTTGGAGAAGGGTAAGCATGCTTGCATACTACCAAGTTTCTTTCAGTTAATGTTGAATTCACATGTTTGTGACTAATTATATTTTTCCAAGTTCTGCGGTTAAATTGTATGTAACATTTCCATGTTCCAACTTTGTCAGGATTATTGGTAAAGTAGCACTTACAGGACAACATTGCTGGATTTCTGCCAATGAGCTTGGTTCAACAGCTATGCATAAGGTGAGTTGATTTACAGTTAGCTGTACATAACTATTTTACAGTTATGTATGCATAGCACATGATGTGGTTTCAGCACTTATATTTTCAGTACCAAGAAGACTGGCAGCTTCAATTTGCAGCCGGAATCAAGGTAACTGACACCGACTTATATTTTTCAGTTATCACAGACAATTATGCCTGTATTTGCTGGGCCATCCTTTAGTTCTTTTATATTCTCAAGAGAAACCTGTTTGCTTTTTTTTGCTTTTCTTATATAAACAAGATTTAACCACAGTAGGGGCTTCCACTACtgtttttgctaaaaaaattatTTCCTGTATTAAACAGCTGCACGGCAAACATCCTGCTTGACTAAGCTGATGGTCATTGTTTCTTACCTGTAGACGGTTCTGCTTGTACCAGTGGTTCCTCACGGGGTTCTTCACCTGGGCTCTTTAGATACGGTATGCTCAACTtgtttaataattctttttgaCATGATTAGTTTTTGATAACCAATGTGTTGTCTCACTACATTGTCCTGCTCCCATCAAGTGAGGAATAGCATTGCTTTAGTGAGTCTGAATCATTGCATTGCTTCATAATTGCTATGTTTACTTCATAATGTTTTTGCAAATTCCCTAGATTTTTGAAAGTGCAGCGTTGGTGGCACTCATAAAGGACATGTTTCATAAGCTTTGTGATGCTTCAGTATCTCATGCCTCTTTATCCACTGGGTCTGCCTACTCAAATAATTTGAGGCTACCAACTGCAactctatcaatcaatcatccAGATGTTAACTTGATTGATAGTTCTGCTCAGATCTTGAATGTTGATCACCACAGTTTAACACATCCCTTCAGTACATCAGAAGTTCCAATATTAGAAGACATCACTATAGGTTCCTACAGAACTAGTCCAACAGGTTGGCCTAATGGACTGCTGGGTGATAATGGAACGATTGGGCATGAATATTTCGAAGGCTTTTCTCTGACAGATATGACACATTGGAATCAAGAGAATACTCACGGCAGCACTATTGTTCTAAATGATGGTGTAGTGATTTCAAATACTTCAATTCATTCAGAGTTTCACAGAGATCTCATGGTAATGTCCAGGGAAGAACAAGAGCTCTTCATGTGGCATTGTAGGTCGAAACAACAAGAACCTACAAGCCCTGCTCTCCCTCAAGTGAATGGCAACGATGCTGATTTTTATGTGCAGCTTGAAACCAACAATTACGCAGAATTATTACTAGATACAATAATCGACCAGATTGGTCATACATCAAACAGTGAATCTTCTCCCTCAACTGATTCTCCATTTTCATGTGAAACACAAGTTAAAAAAGAAGATCACTCATTGAGGGTGGATGAATCGTCAATTTCTGATATCCCAGGTGGTCAAGAACTTTCACCTATATCCATGAATGAAGGGTTCATAAGTTGTGCAATGACTGATGGATGCATGGGAATCAACAAGACTATAACTGAAGAATGCTTAGTTGAAAGTACGCTTGGGATAAATTCAGCTGAAATCAAAAGAAGATACAGAAAAGTTGAGCTCCAGAAACCAAGACCAAGAGACAGGCAATTAATCCAAGATAGGATGAAGGGGTTGAGGGAGCTTATTCCAAATGCATCAAAGGTTCAGCTTCtaacatttttttatttggatcctcCTAAAGTTAGGTTTGTTTGGCAAAAATGAAGGAGCAAGTGTTGATTACGTCTTGTTTCATAAACAGTGCAGCATCGATGCTCTACTGGACAAAACCATAGCGTACATGCTGTTCCTCCAAAGTGTATCCGAGAAAGCTGAGAAGGTAAACTTTTTTTGGATTTAATTATAAATGTTAAGATGCAGTATTGATAAAAGAGTCACAAAATCCATGTGATATTTGTGCAGACCCGCATCAACTTTCTCTTCATACAACATTGGTTGTATGGCTATCTTACTCTTTCAAATTCAACACCTGAGTATCTGACTATATATTCTTCATTATTTACTGCCTATAGAAACTTGACTAGGATTCTGTGACAGAAATAAATTAATATATTTAGCCTTTTATGAGGTTTTCAATTAATCGTTCAATCTTCTGCCGGTAAGCGAAGGATCCATGTGATACTTGTGCAAACCCGCATCAACTTTCTCTTCATACCACATTGGTTGTATGGCTATCTTACTCTTTCAAATTGAACACCTGAGTATCTGACTATATATTCTTCATTATTTACTGCCTATAGAAACTTGACTAGGATTCTGTGACAGAAATAAATTAATATATTTAGCCTTTTATGAGGTTTTCAATTAATCGTCCAATCTTCTGCCGGTAAGCAGAGGTGTCTTATGCCTGTGACGCTGAGACAGATTCAGAATACATTGGAAGACAAGGAATCCCACAATGAGACAAAGAAGCAACTTGAAGGCTGCCCACTAAGAGTTGAACAGCTTAATCAGCCTGGCCATCTTCTCATTGAGGTAATTGATCTAATTGGCATGCTGCATGCATCAGTTTTGCAGTCGCATGATTCAAGTTTGTTTCGTCATTTGCTTTATCCAGATGTTGTGCGAGGACTACGAAGTCTTTCTTGAGATGGCCCATGTGTTGAAGGGCCTTAAGGTGAGCATACTGAAAGGAGTGCTGGAGCACCGTTCCGACAAGCTTTGGGCTCGCTTTGTCATTGAGGTACATCAAATCAAAGATACTCTCCATTTCGTTTTCAACCCATTAATTATGGATAGTGCATCAAGATCTGTTATATCTATCTCAAGCAGGGTTCGGATGGCTTCAACCAGATGCAGATTCTGTGCCCGCTAATGCATCTCCTGCGTAGGATATGAAATTCAAGCAGGGTTCAGATGGTTTCAACCAGATGCAGATTCCGTACCCGCTGATAGGAGATGATGGCTTTGTGTTTTGTGTTTCGTTGAAATGTTCCCGAGACTCATCTGACTCTGTTTGCGTGGTACAAACGTACAGCAAAATAATGGATGGATGTATTTTTTAGATCCCAGCAAGACTGGAATGTTGTTATATCCATATTTTCAATCGTGTGCAGCAAAATAAAAGTTGAACCTTACGAATTCAATCATGCAGGATGAGCAgagcatttttttttttacatccAAATATATGTAGAGTTTTGAATGCCAATATACATTGATTTAGTAGAAACAATCTACCACATTCAATGGTTTCAATTGTCATTCTGGCTGCATCGCGGTGCAGCTAGTGCCCCTAAGCTAACTGATGTTAGCATTCATTTTGCCCGACACATTTCATAGCCGCACACGACTGACAACCAGAAACATAAATTTTCCATGCTAATAAAAAATTTACAACTTCTACTGCTGCAAAACAAAATCGTCGAGATACGAAATTATTCACAGCTACTATAGTCCAAATCAAATCGTTGTCAACTAGGGCACTTCACACGACTCTTAAAGCTACATTAGTTGACGGCCTGAATCTAACCAGCCCAGCTAAAGCCTCCTCCGGGTGCGCCTTTCAGTAGCCTCGACACTTTCCACTGGAGCCAAGACTTGGTTACCGCAAACTCCCCTTTTTCGGTCAAGGGATGCAGGATCATCGTCCACTTCTGCCACAGTAGCTAACAAGTCGGATAGTAGGGACGGGCATGTCTCTTCCAAGTAATCAAAGCCTTCCGTCCCCATAACAGCTGCGGAAAAAGCAACACAAAGCAACAGCTCAGAACAAGAACTTAAGCACACAACGTAAATTATAATAACAAGAATTGTAGGTGTAGTAACATGACAACTCAATAGGTTGGGAGTTGCAATCTTCAGACCGAACTTACAAACACAGAAAAGGCAGCTCTAAATGAGGGATCTAAACATCAGATACATGACTATTTTCTTGTTGAATGACGGGAACTAGAATTGTCATCTAAAAGCACACTGATACCAAGTACCATTAACCAGAAGCTTACAGACAGAACAAGGAGTGCTCAATAACTTTCTGCACAACTGAATGTTACACTGAACTAGTGATTCACCGTGAAGTCTTTAACACCACTTCATACACAGATCATCAAAATAATTAGCACCATAAAATTAAGGTTATGATTTTCCCCCTAAACTTACTACGGTAAGAAGCTTTGTATTAAGACAAAGATAGACTCATCGGAAGCAGATTCTTAAAAACAGTCAGGTAAACACTCAGGTTTCAAGAACAGAGTAGGTTGGCAGACATCATAACACGCTTTATTTGTGTTGACATGGTTGATGCAACTAGAATAAAATTATCTAAGCACAAACTAACATTTCAGCAGAGCAATTAATTATCAATTGAGCAACCATTTGAAGTTATCAAGGAAGTGCAGGTATTGATGGGCTGATAATTAAAAGACAAGCATGGTGGAAGGAAAAGATCATTCTTATGTTGGAACTAGAATCTTTTACAAGACGAATTTTGTACCCCGAAATCTGGCACCTCATTTGGCCACGTCTCCAATACCTCCATTGGCCACGTGCCCTAGTCCAACTGTGAACGATCGGGCAACGCAAAATCTAAGAACAGCAACCAGTTTCTAGGGCCTTCTAAGCGGGCACACGCCCGGCCATGTGGTAGTGTTTTCCTCCCTCACCGCAGCCAGGTCCGGCCTAACTACCTTGCAGTATAGTAATACCCGCGAGCTGGCCGCTACTGACCCTCTCTTTCGCAGGGGCCCAGGCCACCACAGATGGACCCCACCGTCGGCCATGGACACAGGAGCCTCGCTGTCTCTCGAATTACCCAGGCCCGCAGATGGACCTCCGCCATCCGCCATGAACACGCGGAGCCTTCCTCTCTCTCGCAGGTGCTCAGGTCACCACAGATGGACCACCGCCAATATCAGCCATGGATGCCAGAGGCTCGCTCTCTCTCGCAGGTGCCCAGCTAGGCCACCGCAGCTAGTGGCAGGGGCTCACACCACATGCTGCGCGCAGCTCCACGGATCAACTGTTCGCCCTGCCCGAGATTGAGACTCCATGCTTCGACCTGCACATGGCTCCACGCGCCACCGGCAGACCGGAGATGGACTAAGTGGATTCCACCCAGCCATATGACTGCACAACCAAGCTCAGAGCTGGCGATCGAGCCCCTTGCGTAGCCTGGCTGCCTGGGCGGTCTCTGTTGCTGGCTGCCATCAACCTCAATAATGGATCGATCCTTCCATGGATGATGCTCTCAATGTGTTCGAACAAATTAATGCAAAATatacattttcttttttcttctatTTTGTTCTTCCAGAATTTGTACAGTCCCATCTCTATGGTTTGTACATGGCAATTTCACATCTGACATCTACATCTGAGCAATTGATGAATGAGGGAAATTATTTGtcatttctctcttcatttATCCATTTTAATTTCCTCATAGCCAAGCTCAATTTTCCATGCTCCAAACAAAACACAGGGTGCTGATTCCTCATCATATGACCCCCGAGGGAGGATGCTAACAAAGTGGTGAATGCCAACCACAAGAAGCACACGCTTCATGTACTATGTGACCTTTCTAATCTTGCACTGTCTAGGTGGAATTGTCATAAACTGAACAACATACCGGACTTGCAGTTATGAACTATGCTCCTCTATTTGATAAATTGTCAAGTGACTTTTGTGTTCGCCGATGTCAAAACAGTGAAGCCTCCCTATCTTGATCAGGAACAACATCTACAACATCTTGATATGATGCTTATGCAAGAAGTAATGTTGCAGACTGCAGAAGAAGAGGAGGAACAACAAGAAGGTGCTGCATAATCCATGTTGAATAATTTATATGGTACCAGTCTATCTATCTGAGAGACACTATGACTTTTACAATCATGTGATGTTTGGTTAAAGCCTTAAATTCCATCCTTGCAAAGATGCACTGTAATCTCTTTTTGAATTCATCTGTTGACTATATAAAGATGATATAAAATTTGGACACTATATGTGCAGTTGTATTAGCGTTTAAGAAGATAAATCTTGCACATGTACAACCAACAGTTTCCACACGGGCAAACAACAAACAGCGCGGCAATGCCACGCCATGGTTTTCTAGTTCACA encodes:
- the LOC8054487 gene encoding transcription factor EMB1444 isoform X1, encoding MHEILAGMSTHIIQLLQGLCSDGLWKYGVFWSFKSETNGWILTWGDGYVNKMIEDRQMGDLSAGATVRKNQIIPSTCCNKSYPFCPIEAALMRMPSHLYPLGEGIIGKVALTGQHCWISANELGSTAMHKHLYFQYQEDWQLQFAAGIKTVLLVPVVPHGVLHLGSLDTIFESAALVALIKDMFHKLCDASVSHASLSTGSAYSNNLRLPTATLSINHPDVNLIDSSAQILNVDHHSLTHPFSTSEVPILEDITIGSYRTSPTGWPNGLLGDNGTIGHEYFEGFSLTDMTHWNQENTHGSTIVLNDGVVISNTSIHSEFHRDLMVMSREEQELFMWHCRSKQQEPTSPALPQVNGNDADFYVQLETNNYAELLLDTIIDQIGHTSNSESSPSTDSPFSCETQVKKEDHSLRVDESSISDIPGGQELSPISMNEGFISCAMTDGCMGINKTITEECLVESTLGINSAEIKRRYRKVELQKPRPRDRQLIQDRMKGLRELIPNASKCSIDALLDKTIAYMLFLQSVSEKAEKRCLMPVTLRQIQNTLEDKESHNETKKQLEGCPLRVEQLNQPGHLLIEMLCEDYEVFLEMAHVLKGLKVSILKGVLEHRSDKLWARFVIEGSDGFNQMQILCPLMHLLRRI
- the LOC8054487 gene encoding transcription factor EMB1444 isoform X2, whose translation is MHEILAGMSTHIIQLLQGLCSDGLWKYGVFWSFKSETNGWILTWGDGYVNKMIEDRQMGDLSAGATVRKNQIIPSTCCNKSYPFCPIEAALMRMPSHLYPLGEGIIGKVALTGQHCWISANELGSTAMHKYQEDWQLQFAAGIKTVLLVPVVPHGVLHLGSLDTIFESAALVALIKDMFHKLCDASVSHASLSTGSAYSNNLRLPTATLSINHPDVNLIDSSAQILNVDHHSLTHPFSTSEVPILEDITIGSYRTSPTGWPNGLLGDNGTIGHEYFEGFSLTDMTHWNQENTHGSTIVLNDGVVISNTSIHSEFHRDLMVMSREEQELFMWHCRSKQQEPTSPALPQVNGNDADFYVQLETNNYAELLLDTIIDQIGHTSNSESSPSTDSPFSCETQVKKEDHSLRVDESSISDIPGGQELSPISMNEGFISCAMTDGCMGINKTITEECLVESTLGINSAEIKRRYRKVELQKPRPRDRQLIQDRMKGLRELIPNASKCSIDALLDKTIAYMLFLQSVSEKAEKRCLMPVTLRQIQNTLEDKESHNETKKQLEGCPLRVEQLNQPGHLLIEMLCEDYEVFLEMAHVLKGLKVSILKGVLEHRSDKLWARFVIEGSDGFNQMQILCPLMHLLRRI
- the LOC8054487 gene encoding uncharacterized protein LOC8054487 isoform X4 translates to MHEILAGMSTHIIQLLQGLCSDGLWKYGVFWSFKSETNGWILTWGDGYVNKMIEDRQMGDLSAGATVRKNQIIPSTCCNKSYPFCPIEAALMRMPSHLYPLGEGIIGKVALTGQHCWISANELGSTAMHKHLYFQYQEDWQLQFAAGIKTVLLVPVVPHGVLHLGSLDTIFESAALVALIKDMFHKLCDASVSHASLSTGSAYSNNLRLPTATLSINHPDVNLIDSSAQILNVDHHSLTHPFSTSEVPILEDITIGSYRTSPTGWPNGLLGDNGTIGHEYFEGFSLTDMTHWNQENTHGSTIVLNDGVVISNTSIHSEFHRDLMVMSREEQELFMWHCRSKQQEPTSPALPQVNGNDADFYVQLETNNYAELLLDTIIDQIGHTSNSESSPSTDSPFSCETQVKKEDHSLRVDESSISDIPGGQELSPISMNEGFISCAMTDGCMGINKTITEECLVESTLGINSAEIKRRYRKVELQKPRPRDRQLIQDRMKGLRELIPNASKHRCSTGQNHSVHAVPPKCIRES
- the LOC8054487 gene encoding transcription factor EMB1444 isoform X3 → MHEILAGMSTHIIQLLQGLCSDGLWKYGVFWSFKSETNGWILTWGDGYVNKMIEDRQMGDLSAGATVRKNQIIPSTCCNKSYPFCPIEAALMRMPSHLYPLGEGIIGKVALTGQHCWISANELGSTAMHKHLYFQYQEDWQLQFAAGIKTVLLVPVVPHGVLHLGSLDTIFESAALVALIKDMFHKLCDASVSHASLSTGSAYSNNLRLPTATLSINHPDVNLIDSSAQILNVDHHSLTHPFSTSEVPILEDITIGSYRTSPTGWPNGLLGDNGTIGHEYFEGFSLTDMTHWNQENTHGSTIVLNDGVVISNTSIHSEFHRDLMVMSREEQELFMWHCRSKQQEPTSPALPQVNGNDADFYVQLETNNYAELLLDTIIDQIGHTSNSESSPSTDSPFSCETQVKKEDHSLRVDESSISDIPGGQELSPISMNEGFISCAMTDGCMGINKTITEECLVESTLGINSAEIKRRYRKVELQKPRPRDRQLIQDRMKGLRELIPNASKCSIDALLDKTIAYMLFLQSVSEKAEKIQNTLEDKESHNETKKQLEGCPLRVEQLNQPGHLLIEMLCEDYEVFLEMAHVLKGLKVSILKGVLEHRSDKLWARFVIEGSDGFNQMQILCPLMHLLRRI